One Candidatus Bathyarchaeota archaeon DNA window includes the following coding sequences:
- a CDS encoding CDP-alcohol phosphatidyltransferase family protein — MKRVSFEKEKGASDLLAHYVHRPIENRVVLYLMNTRVTPNQVTILTNILAYVVTALYLFGYLLPGSLLSFVVGLMDGIDGKLARAKNMTSRLGKMEHAFDLLFEFSWLIALAVYLHNSSGETLPLILCLLSILFISFYRYCYDIFSRVMGTSLDIYGDFEKVFRRIAGRRNLYNIHILAWILLGTPSYAFITITIHAGITAIIYAWRTAKHLHEADKQSGKS, encoded by the coding sequence TTGAAGAGAGTGAGCTTTGAGAAGGAGAAAGGTGCCTCAGACCTGCTAGCCCACTACGTACACAGGCCTATAGAGAACCGAGTCGTCCTCTACTTGATGAATACCAGGGTCACACCTAACCAGGTTACGATCTTGACGAACATCCTAGCCTACGTTGTAACCGCCCTATACCTCTTCGGATACCTCCTACCTGGGTCGCTCCTCAGCTTCGTCGTAGGCTTAATGGACGGGATAGACGGGAAGCTAGCGAGGGCGAAGAACATGACCAGCAGGCTGGGGAAGATGGAGCACGCCTTCGACCTCCTATTCGAGTTCTCATGGCTTATAGCGCTTGCGGTTTACCTGCATAACAGCTCAGGAGAGACACTACCGCTAATCCTATGCCTCCTATCGATCCTATTCATCTCATTCTACAGATACTGCTACGACATCTTCAGCAGAGTCATGGGCACAAGCCTAGACATATACGGAGACTTCGAGAAAGTCTTCAGGAGAATAGCCGGGAGGAGAAATCTATACAATATACATATACTAGCCTGGATCCTCCTCGGCACACCCTCATACGCCTTCATAACCATAACCATCCACGCAGGCATAACAGCCATAATATACGCATGGAGAACCGCCAAACACCTGCACGAAGCAGATAAACAGTCTGGAAAATCATAA